The following proteins come from a genomic window of Plutella xylostella chromosome 22, ilPluXylo3.1, whole genome shotgun sequence:
- the LOC105398800 gene encoding tRNA N6-adenosine threonylcarbamoyltransferase, mitochondrial, whose amino-acid sequence MNLNKFPRFCYRRLLSNRSSNFFRFNTYSQSSNCAILGIETSCDDTGCAIINQDGKVLSDVVHSQNLIHLRNGGIIPDIAQDLHRANIEPAISGILQEANMTMADISAIAVTLEPGLPLSLVVGMKYAKHLARRHNKPIIPIHHMEAHALITRKDQEIPFPFLVLLISGGHCLLAVAQDVDKFLLLGESIDCAPGEIFDKVARRMKLKNIPEYSKMCGGQAIEMAALKATNPQMFKFPLPLADYKDCNFSFNGLKTSVLLQVHRKERDHEIKANNVIPELNDLCAAMLAATSRHLVHRLQRAIEFCHDNNLIPETNKKLVVSGGVACNNYIFNALTMLCSEANYKIYRPEAKLCTDNGVMIAWNGLEKWQRGIDIVNDFKTLDIKANSKLGVSLIDKVKESKIQTKLMKLNL is encoded by the coding sequence ATGAACCTAAATAAGTTTCCCCGTTTTTGTTACCGACGACTTTTAAGCAACAGAAGTTCAAACTTCTTTAGATTTAATACATACAGTCAAAGTTCTAATTGCGCTATTCTAGGCATAGAAACATCTTGTGATGATACGGGTTGTGCCATTATAAACCAAGATGGTAAAGTTTTAAGTGATGTTGTCCATTCGCAGAATCTTATACACCTGAGGAATGGTGGTATAATCCCAGACATTGCCCAAGATTTACACAGAGCAAACATAGAACCAGCTATATCAGGAATACTGCAAGAAGCTAACATGACAATGGCAGATATTTCTGCTATTGCTGTCACACTAGAACCAGGACTACCATTGAGTTTAGTTGTGGGAATGAAGTATGCAAAACACTTGGCACGGCGGCACAACAAACCTATCATACCCATCCACCACATGGAAGCACACGCATTGATTACCAGAAAAGACCAAGAAATTCCATTCCCGTTTCTAGTTCTCCTAATATCGGGAGGGCATTGCTTGCTAGCAGTTGCACAAGATGTTGATAAGTTCCTATTACTTGGAGAAAGTATTGATTGTGCTCCTGGCGAAATATTTGACAAAGTGGCAAGGAGAATGAAACTGAAGAATATTCCAGAGTACTCTAAAATGTGTGGAGGACAAGCCATTGAGATGGCTGCACTGAAAGCAACTAATCCTCAGATGTTTAAGTTTCCATTACCCCTTGCAGACTATAAAGATTGTAATTTTAGCTTCAATGGTTTGAAAACATCAGTTTTACTTCAGGTTCATAGAAAAGAAAGAGATCATGAGATTAAAGCTAACAATGTTATACCCGAATTGAATGACCTGTGTGCCGCAATGTTGGCAGCAACATCCAGGCATCTAGTGCATCGGTTGCAGAGAGCTATAGAATTCTGTCACGATAACAATCTTATTCCAGAAACCAATAAAAAGTTAGTTGTCTCTGGTGGAGTAGCTTGtaataactatatatttaaTGCTTTAACCATGCTGTGCAGTGAAgccaattataaaatatatagacCAGAAGCTAAGCTTTGTACAGATAATGGGGTTATGATTGCATGGAACGGCTTAGAAAAGTGGCAAAGGGGTATAGACATAGTGAATGACTTTAAAACATTAGATATAAAGGCTAACAGTAAATTAGGAGTTAGCCTAATAGATAAGGTTAAGGAATCAAAAATACAAactaaattgatgaaattaaatttataa